One region of Culex pipiens pallens isolate TS chromosome 2, TS_CPP_V2, whole genome shotgun sequence genomic DNA includes:
- the LOC120423914 gene encoding transcription factor HES-4-B-like translates to MDNLRRSDHHDGAGGGDRDAESYLRRIKAEIRKTNKPIMEKKRRARINNYLNDLKALLLDAMKKDPIRHSKLEKADILDLTVKHLQDMERRKLAVAMAVDPTVVDKFKSGYNECVDEIDKYFSTIPGMDSGLKQRVTNHLKSYLKYQRFPTPIAAGAAGTFGGLFGRASDEINNNGRLAMEGLSLIPSLLPSGELAFIMPHGSATGLPFLPRLSTAGGPTGMPPLGGSNHFKPIPHEKQPYAPSPPLSPVSDQDSVKGATSVDLRTPQNKGTLPTTMLKTRPGLMESLLSAFPTPPTPEESSRISAFRPNLKLIDRIRMHQEGAAKRVAPDDRDEERECKRSRRVDPEEEDDDDDFSEDGDDEREEENDSKENSTGDMWRPW, encoded by the exons ATGGATAATCTGCGCAGAAGTGATCATCATGATGGGGCTGGTGGTGGAGATCGGGATGCTGAGAGTTATCTCAGAAGGATTAAGGCGGAAATCAGGAAG ACAAATAAGCCAATTATGGAGAAGAAACGCCGAGCTCGCATCAACAACTACTTGAATGATCTCAAAGCCCTGCTTCTGGATGCGATGAAGAAAGAC CCCATCCGTCACTCCAAGCTGGAAAAGGCGGACATTCTGGACCTCACGGTGAAACACCTCCAGGACATGGAACGTCGCAAGCTGGCCGTCGCAATGGCCGTGGACCCCACCGTCGTGGACAAGTTCAAGTCCGGCTACAACGAGTGCGTCGACGAGATCGACAAGTACTTTAGCACCATCCCGGGCATGGACAGCGGCCTCAAGCAGCGCGTTACGAACCACCTGAAGTCGTACCTCAAATATCAGCGCTTTCCTACGCCGATCGCAGCAGGCGCTGCCGGAACGTTTGGAGGGTTGTTCGGCCGAGCAAGCGACGAAATCAACAACAACGGTCGCCTAGCAATGGAGGGACTTTCGTTGATTCCGTCACTGTTGCCCAGCGGCGAGCTGGCTTTCATCATGCCACATGGCAGCGCGACTGGATTGCCGTTTTTGCCACGGTTGTCAACGGCTGGAGGTCCCACCGGAATGCCACCTCTCGGTGGTTCCAACCACTTTAAACCAATTCCTCACGAGAAGCAACCGTACGCTCCAAGCCCTCCGTTGAGTCCCGTTTCGGATCAGGACAGCGTCAAGGGAGCGACGTCGGTTGACTTGAGGACGCCTCAGAACAAAGGAACGTTGCCTACTACGATGCTAAAGACGCGGCCTGGGCTGATGGAGAGTCTGCTGAGTGCGTTTCCAACGCCTCCTACGCCGGAGGAAAGCAGTCGAATTTCGGCCTTCCGGCCTAACCTGAAGTTGATCGATCGGATCCGGATGCACCAGGAGGGAGCGGCCAAGAGGGTGGCACCGGACGATAGGGATGAAGAGCGGGAGTGTAAGAGAAGTCGTCGAGTAGATCCGGAGGAggaggatgatgatgatgatttcaGCGAGGATGGAGACGATGAACGGGAGGAGGAAAATGACTCGAAGGAAAACTCGACTGGGGACATGTGGAGACCGTGGTGA